The nucleotide window TCCATCCCCGAACTATCAATGAAAACCACATTCTTGCAGATTGACCTTTTGATTAGATCAAAGCCTGGCCCGAGTCTAAAACATTGATATAGTCTGCAAACATTTGTTAATTTAAGGGCGTAAAAATTCTAGTATTTCAAAACTCATCACCTAGACTAAGTTAGCCAAGACCTCTAGTTGGATAAACTCATTAAAGCCTCACTgtcatataaatatacaaaaacttCATAATCAATCAGCTAGATGTGAGTTCATGGACGTCAACTAAATTAAGCCTCTTGCTTTTTCATGCAATCACGTTCGTATAATTTATGGGCTaagatatgagatttttgtgTCAAATCGTGCAGCAATTTCTTGTTTTTACTTGTatattttattcctttgttATCTATAAAAGGCCATCATATTGGTTCTTCTGTAAGCAATTCACCAACacatcttttctttctttctttcctacAATATTTTAATAGCTATGGTTCTCACTCGTATCTTCGTTATAGCCTCATTGCTTCTCTTCTCATCGCTTACCGTTGCCTCTGCTGGTGATTATGGTTATGGCACCAACCCTGAGAGTGACAAACCAAAGTCTCAAGGTTACGCTTCTCAATCATACATTGAGAAGTTGAAATTTGAGTTAAAGGGTTACAGTTCCAAAGTAGAAGATAGTGGTTACGACTTCAGACAAAACGTTGAGAAGTTCAAGTTTGAAGAGAAGGGTTATGATTCTAAGTCGGAAGATAATGGTTAAGACTTCAGACAACACGTTGAGAAAGCTTAAGGCTGAGGAGAAGGGTTATGATTCTAAGTCAGATGGCATTAGTTATGGTTCCAAACCGTGCACTGAGAAGTTAAAGCTTAATGGTAAGGGTTACGATTCCAAGCCAAAAGCTAACGGTTATGACACTAAACTGTACGTTGAGAAATCAAAACATGAGCAAAAGGGTTACAATTCCAAGCCAAATGTCAATGGTTATGGCTCCAAACCGTATATTGAGAAGTCAAAGTCTGAGGTAAAGGATTATGATTCAAAGCCAGAAGGTAATGGTTATGACTATAAATTGTACGTTGAGaaatcaaaaaataatgaaaaaagggTTACGATTCTAATCTAGACAGTGACAATTATGGCTCTAAACTATACGTTCAGTGATCAAAACATGAGAAAAAGGGTTACGGTTCCAAGCCAAATGTTAATGGTTATGGCTCCAAATCATTTGCTGAGAAGACAAAGTATGAGGAAAAGAATTACGATTCAAAGTTAGAAGGTAATAGTTATGATTTCAAGCAATATGTTGAGAAATCAAAACATGAGGATAAGGGTTACGGTTCTAAGCCAGAAGATAATTGTTATGGATCTAGTCCTAAGGACAATGAATATGTTTCCAAGTATGAAGGTAATGGTTATGAATGAAAACCAAATAGTATCGACCTTGGCCGTTAATCAGCACCAACTGGttgataaatttattcattGTTTGCAAATGTTCTATGACctattctttgttttgtttttccttttcaattttcCAATGTCTCCAAATTCTTGTTGTTCAAATTCTTTGATTTGTTGTAAGAGGAAAGTGATCATGTGTTTGTAATGAACATGCAATTGTGCTATAATGTATTCCTCAACAATTCATGAGATGTGAATTAAATTAAGCTTCTTGATATTTGaaggttaaattttaatttcttgatatCATGTGTATGTCAAGTAACGTGACAATCCTTCACATGATAGATCTTTGACGAAGATGCTTCAAGTCATCACTTTTATGGTTGTGTCTTTGTTTTGGCGGTTGGAGAGAGTGTCTACATATAGGAGGTCAACTAGAGAACCATTGCTAGAGAAGGAAGGGGAAGGGATGAAATCCCAAAGAAAGAGGAaatgatcacttttcaaaaatgtaaatattaaatttgaactttGGGTTTGGGTGGGGGGAGGGGTGGTGAGAGAGGAGgaagaggaaaatgtgataaaattttaattttttaaatatttttaactaaaagttatttttacttttaaccctaattatgaaatttaatataaaggtaggaatttgagtttttaaaaggtAACAAGTGTGAGTTTAggatttcaccaaaccttgggtgggaaaaagtcttttggcctacaaattaattaatatttctgtATAGAGATTCTAACACAACTATCTTTTCAAGAGATTCTACATATTGATGTTTTATATCTTTCCAAGAGATTCTAacacaattatttattttgaaaagtgTTTTGCTCCAACTAGACATATTGttattaacaaattatcaaTCATGGATGCATCAATCTGACGGCTCACATTATTTCTCAACTTCCATGCTCTATTCCTTGGTCtagattgaagaaaaataaaacaaagttaactgaaaatagaaaataatataagattatgTTACAACATACtgcaaatataaaaattaggtAACTATTTTGTTAACATTAATGTCACAAGTTTATTCATTGCACTATAAATGGGACACACAGAAGTGAGATTTCATATcacaattacattttttaattcatcaataagAGTGTAGAAAAAAAAACAGACGAGTAAAAGAATTATGATGAAAGACATGGCTAAATTCGTAGTGGCAAAACTTGTCTTGGTATTGCTTGTGTCAACAACTAGAGCTCTTTC belongs to Mangifera indica cultivar Alphonso chromosome 2, CATAS_Mindica_2.1, whole genome shotgun sequence and includes:
- the LOC123200718 gene encoding uncharacterized protein LOC123200718, with protein sequence MVLTRIFVIASLLLFSSLTVASAGDYGYGTNPESDKPKSQGYASQSYIEKLKFELKGYSSKVEDSDNTLRKLKAEEKGYDSKSDGISYGSKPCTEKLKLNGKGYDSKPKANGYDTKLYVEKSKHEQKGYNSKPNVNGYGSKPYIEKSKSEGYGSKPNVNGYGSKSFAEKTKYEEKNYDSKLEGNSYDFKQYVEKSKHEDKGYGSKPEDNCYGSSPKDNEYVSKYEGNGYE